A genomic region of Hypomesus transpacificus isolate Combined female chromosome 19, fHypTra1, whole genome shotgun sequence contains the following coding sequences:
- the LOC124481954 gene encoding beta-2 adrenergic receptor-like, with translation MTALLANLSLPGTLLGLTKTDSTPNLTGPVQLPQTVGRGELGGSLAPLCTFCCCGLLNRTLAVVFMVSLAFAIVVGNVVTLTVFMQTRQSRTPQGYLKVSLAIADMMVGVLVVPFSVYTEISLMVTSSPPIWYQGGSTPSSPLSLGGLTAPWQPCMLIGPVFAGCTFVSISTIFLMTVERCIAILRPLHKDALVTRRRTLLLILLSWAGSFMLAMAPLILSNNFTLEYNECSRMCNYAPLLLGGELPPDANILLLFPAFDFILLGVTLAVNILSFTSIRRYTRKRKLLSEGSLGGDGGGGGGGSGGGCPHRPSFSDIKAAKTIGILTFAFTASFSPIAVFVLGNVVGYIWCNFSFFAFWILTGNSCCNVIIYSVRDQRFRKGVTLLFQRDHSPPHGEKN, from the exons ATGACCGCCCTGCTGGCTAACCTCAGTCTCCCCGGGACTCTGTTGGGCCTGACAAAGACAGATAGCACCCCCAACCTAACAGGGCCTGTACAGTTACCACAAacagtggggagaggagagctagGGGGCTCACTAGCCCCTCTCTGTACCTTCTGCTGCTGTGGTCTCCTGAATCGCACCCTAGCAGTTGTCTTCATGGTTAGTCTGGCCTTTGCCATAGTGGTGGGGAACGTGGTCACACTCACGGTCTTCATGCAAACACGACAGTCCCGGACGCCACAAGGATACCTAAAAG TATCTCTGGCCATAGCCGACATGATGGTGGGAGTCCTGGTGGTTCCTTTCTCTGTCTACACAGAGATCTCCCTGATGGTGACCAGCAGCCCACCAATCTGGTACCAGGGGGGGTCCACCCCTTCCTCGCCATTGTCTCTGGGTGGACTGACTGCACCCTGGCAGCCCTGTATGCTTATTGGCCCAGTGTTTGCTGGCTGTACGTTTGTCTCCATCAGCACCATCTTCCTGATGACAGTAGAACGCTGCATTGCAatcctccgccccctccacaAGGACGCCCTGGTGACCAGGCGTCGcaccctgctcctcatcctcctttccTGGGCCGGCTCCTTCATGCTGGCCATGGCCCCCCTCATTCTCAGCAACAACTTCACCCTGGAGTACAACGAATGCAGCCGCATGTGTAACTATGCCCCCCTATTGTTGGGAGGGGAACTACCGCCGGATGCCAACATCTTATTACTGTTTCCAGCCTTTGATTTCATCCTGCTGGGGGTAACACTGGCCGTCAACATCCTCTCCTTCACCAGCATTCGCCGGTATACCCGTAAACGCAAACTCCTGTCAGAGGGAAGTctagggggagatgggggaggagggggaggaggaagcggGGGAGGGTGCCCCCACAGACCCTCTTTCTCGGACATCAAGGCGGCCAAGACGATCGGCATCCTGACGTTTGCCTTCACAGCGTCGTTTTCTCCAATcgctgtgtttgtgctggggAATGTGGTGGGCTACATCTGGTGTAACTTCTCTTTCTTTGCCTTCTGGATTTTGACCGGGAACAGCTGCTGCAATGTCATCATCTACAGCGTCAGGGACCAGCGTTTTAGGAAGGGCGTCACACTGCTCTTCCAGAGAGACCACTCGCCTCCGCACGGTGAGAAGAACTGA
- the LOC124481917 gene encoding haptoglobin has product MTTLTKMDSNMWFLLAMLLLASCVCLADEALAEHRIKHHASGLTSLRSRRMVGGTLAPLVPWQAMVSLEELNGSYAGGALIAPNWVLTAGRNLFVKKNRMDTQGTEAAIPKVYLGITGRPQADASKEVAVEKVFLHPGFQNQSDWDNNLALIQLKTPVVLGPNVYPIPLPELGQHLADSQGEVGVIAGWGWGALFSPAQTLKHLVLPLADDISCKTNENSGRFLYSRPTVDETMFCTGPSRYQENLCYGDAGGALVVRTHRDVYAAGILSFDKACSTEKYAIYMKLSAYLPWIHSVLRGDTEESATRRAAVVSEMHSWQWSSRDRAVDG; this is encoded by the exons ATGACCACACTGACAAAAATGGATTCCAACATGTG GTTTTTGTTGGCCATGCTTCTGCTGGCGTCCTGTGTCTGTCTAGCAGATGAGGCTCTGGCTGAGCACAGGATCAAACATCACGCTTCAG GGTTGACATCCTTACGTTCCAGGCGCATGGTTGGGGGAACACTGGCTCCTCTGGTGCCCTGGCAAGCCATGGTGTCCCTGGAGGAGCTGAATGGAAGCTATGCAGGTGGAGCTCTTATTGCCCCAAATTGGGTTCTGACAGCAGGCAGGAACCTGTTTGTTAAGAAGAATCGTATGGACACGCAGGGCACAGAGGCAGCAATCCCTAAGGTGTACCTGGGCATCACAGGGCGGCCCCAGGCTGACGCCTCAAAAGAGGTTGCTGTGGAGAAG GTGTTCCTACACCCAGGCTTCCAGAACCAGTCTGACTGGGACAACAACCTGGCTCTGATCCAACTGAAGACACCTGTGGTACTGGGGCCAAATGTGTACCCCATTCCCCTGCCAGAGTTGGGTCAGCACTTGGCAGACAGCCAGGGAGAAGTAGGGGTCATtgctggctggggctggggggctctCTTCAGCCCCGCTCAGACACTGAAACATCTAGTACTACCATTAGCCGATGACATCTCCTGTAAAACAAATGAGAACAGTGGAAGGTTTCTGTACAGCAGGCCGACTGTGGATGAAACAATGTTCTGCACAGGGCCAAGCAG GTACCAGGAGAATTTGTGTTACGGGGATGCAGGGGGAGCACTGGTGGTCAGGACCCACAGAGACGTGTATGCAGCTGGGATACTGTCCTTTGACAAGGCCTGCTCCACTGAGAAGTATGCCATCTACATGAAGCTGTCCGCCTACCTTCCCTGGATCCACAGCGTTCTGAGGGGAGACACCGAGGAGTCAGCCACTCGACGCGCTGCTGTCGTATCTGAGATGCACTCCTGGCAATGGTCCTCACGAGACAGAGCAGTGGATGGTTAA